The segment TCCACCCTTGtctttgcttcaatgttaagtatggggtaattaaggatcaagcacgcagCTTCCATAGGTGCAGCGCTAGGAGAGCCGTGTGGGTGCTTGTCTTTCTCACCAGACCTTTGTGGGATCATAGCTAAATCTCCTTTGGGGGTTCGGGGGGGTCGCCCCAGCTGGTCTCTGGACAACGAGGGGTgcaggggtttgatcccagtgTGGAACGAGCAAGGCAAGgttctgttctttcatttttttctctcttcgcTCTGAGTAAGAAAAGTTCTGAACCCACTTTGCGATGTCTGTGATGAGCCATTTGCAAATGTTTCCTGTTATGGGCAACAAACACCTCACCACCCCacattctgagggtgccccaaccaTCTTCTACAAATAGGAGGGCGTGGAAGATGGTACAACTCAGAACCCCCAAAGGCGGGTGAGGGAATTCGCCACCAAGGGactgttttttcttgtttgttcgtttgttggactggagcaaagCACagcgccttgcatgtggctgacccgggttcgattcctccttccttctcggagagcccggcaagctaccgagagtatccggccctcacagcagagcctggcaaactccctgtaacgtattcgatatgccaaacacagtaacaacaagcctcacaatggagacgttactggcgcccactcaaacaaatcgatgaacagtgctacattgctacactTCCGTTTGTTTatggttggggtcacacccagaggtgttcagggaacactcctggctctctgggtACCAACGAAGCACCCctggcccccaacacacacacacactgcccaggaGCAGCACGCGGCTCTGAAAAGCTTCCAAAGTCCTTTATTTGCCAGGCGGGGCTGGCACTGCGAGCGGGGGCCAGTGTGGGATCCGTGGAGTCTTCCGGGCTATTTGACGCGCTCCTTCACGTAGTCCCAGCCCTGTTGCGTGTACTGGCAGGCCCTGGAGGGGGCTTCTGACAGGGCCTTCATCACTGTCACGATGCCTGCATGGACAGACGCCCCCATCCCAGCTGTCACAGACGGGCCCATGTCACACACCCTCCCTGACCCTCCTGCCCGTTTTCCTTTTATtcctgcttgggggtggggggtggctcttTCCCCTTCCTGCCACCCCAGTGGGCCTTTTCCTCTCTTAGCTTGGGCACCAGCAGGAGAGGATCAGGCCCAGGCCGATACCCGGTTTGGGTTTCTCTGcggcccctgccacccccaaacACCGGCAACCAGGACGTACCTGAGTCCCACGAGTCCCGGAAGCGAAAGTTAACCTTTGGGAGGGCGGGGAGCTGCGGAGAGAAGGGGGCAGAGAGGAGCTGGGGGTAAGGCACCACAGAGGGGCCCCCAGGCCACCCCGCGGAGCCCTCGCCCAGCTCGGGGTACCTGGGGCATCTTCAGGCCCGTCTGATCGCTCACGTACTGGCCGGCCTTGTACAAGGCGGGAGTCACCACCTCTTCGTACTTCTTGAGGGCCACCTGGCTCTTGTCGCCGGTGCTCAGCAGACCCTGGTCGTACACCAGGTAGATGGCGCCCCCGGCCACGCTGCCCTTGAGCACCAACCTGGGTCGGAAGAAGGGCACAGAGCAGCTCAGGACGGTCGCGGAGCAAGCAGGCGGCCAGCTGCAGTCCAGCCGGCGGTGACGGGGAGCCGGGGGTGCCCCACGGCACTggacaccccgccccgcccccagatcGGCACCGCACTCCACGGACGCTCGGGATGGGCCGGAACATGCCGTCACCCGTAGGTCACGCGCGGCCCCGGTCACGCAAGAACGTGCCCATCCACGGCGGACACATTCCCGGGGGCCCGAGCCCCGAGGACCTCAGGGACCCCGCCCCCACAGCCGGGCCACGGCGGCAGCGGGCACGAAACGAGAGGTCTCCACAAAGAGGGCCTTCTCGGGGATTCCGAACCCTCCAGGTGGGCCCACGCACCTCAACACCGACCACACTCGGGACACCATCGTCGCGGGGCGCCGCGCGCAAGGACACTCAGTTAGCCGACTTCCGGCCGGCAGTCGCAAAGGCCGCTGGGAAACGTAGTCCCGGCTCCCGCCGCGAGGGCCACTGGGAAATGTGGTCTCCGTGCCTACAGCAAAGCTCTCTGGGAATTGTAGTCTCAGCGCCCACGGAATCGGCCTCTAGTTTCCGCGCCCGCCGCGAAGGGAAGCGCAGTCGGCGGCATCTACCGCAAAAGGAGTCTGATGGCGACGCCGAGCCTCGGGGAGGGTAAACCCTCAATGCCCTGCTGCTGCATACGGGAAATGAGGTCGCCTGTACGGCCCACGCGCGGGGTGAAAGAAGTGGCCCCGTTTCCTAGATGAGCCACCTGGGTggctccgagcacagagccggagtaagCCCCTAAGAACCGCTGAGTGGGTTCCACCGTGCCCGCCGGAAAAGAAGCCCGCATCTAGGAAGAGGGGGCCTTGAAGGTGGTTGTCAGAGCAACGCCAGGACAGACGTTTACGAGAGGGGGCGGGCCCTCGTGCACGTGGCGTGGAGTTGGGGGCGGGGCTCCCTAGGAGGCGGAGCAAGGGCCACCCGGAACTAAGCAGCCTCCGAGTGGTGGTTTCCCAGCAACGTCCCCGCTAGCTCTGACTCCGCCCCTCCAGGAGGCGGGCCCAGGGCCGGGCTCGGTCCCTACTGGAACTCCGCGCGTCCAGGGGCTGTCAGAATGTGTGGCTTCTGGGGTCGGGAGCCCCTTTGGGTTAGCGAATCCTGGCCCCACTGGGCGGACAAACGGGGAGGAGGGACTGAGGTTCACGTGGGTAAGTGCAAGCCTGGTGGCACGTCCGTTTTGAGGGTGGAAACAGAATCCGTCAGGCTAGCCGGTGGGTTGTGCAAGGATCTGGTCACCCTCATTTCTCCCGCGTACCACATTGACTGCTCATCCGGCTAcacacccattcattcattcaggcgGAGCTGTTGTTTGCAGCACAGCCAAGGGTGGGTGGgcgagggagtggggagaggcgGAAACGCCATCCTTGCTGCCGAGATGGTGGCCCACCATACCTGGAGACCCTGAAAGTATTCTGGCGTCTGAGTCGTGATCCCGGACAGGAATCACAGGGAAGGCAGGTTTGCGGGCCAGTGGACGGAAGTGAGGAGCTGGGTGTCCATTTGGCCGGGTAGTGCCCATCCCTGGGACAGGCTGAAGCTGCAAGGGGCCTCCGGCCTTTGGGGCAAGATCTCTCATTGCAGAGAGTCTGGGAGTGAGGGAGTGCCTGGGGAAGAAGGATCTGCAAGAAAATTGAGGGCAAGGACTCGTTCCAGTttgttgaggttttttgtttgggggggccacatcggcgatgcttagggcttattccaggcactgcactcagggatcactcttggaggtgctctaGGACCCCCATGGGATGGATGGAAAGGGTTCAAGCCCTGGTCGCTGCGTGTCAAGGAAGCACTGCAATTGCTTTACTATATAGGTCTGGCTCCAAGTTCCAAAGATTTGGGGAGTCCCCAGCTTCACCCACTCTAAGGCCCTCCGGTCCTGGAATTCCTCCGAATTCCTCCTCTTGTCTGTCCCGCATGGCTCAGGAATTCGGATCCTAGATTCCCAGGGCAGGGAAGCAGCGCCAAGAACGGAGTTCACGCTTTACAGTCAGGAAAACCCTGGGCAGCTCCGAGCACAGAGTCCAGGGACCCCATCACGGTCTATTCTATACCGAGGCCCTCCTGCAGAAGGTGGGACAGCCGGGTTTGAGGTGTAAGAtgagaactaaaaagaaaaaaaaaagaaagatgagaacTAGAATTGGGGGTAGAGCCTCACCTGGGTTTGAAAGCGTGCAAGGATTCGTTCGGGCTTCCCGTGTGCACTCTAGGAATGCAAACCTCAGCCGAGGCCAAACTATTACTGTACCtccatttatttatcatttttttgtttgttttggggaagcaATATCGCGTTGATGTTCAgagtcctgcctctgcactctcCTGGCGGAATGGAGAGATGGGGGGCAAaccctgtggggtgcctgggaccgAACTTCGGTCGGGCAAGAGCCCTCCCGCTGTACTAGCGACCCGATTCTGTACCTCCGTTGGCAGACGTTTTGTTTGTTGACCGATAATCGCATGTCGTTCAGGAGTGGTCAAACACTTTGGCTCCGCAGCCACAGCCACGCCCACTGCCTGCTGCGTGCAGTTAACTGCCCTCTCAGCGCGCGACCGCGCCTGCTCAGCGCAGCCTCAGTGAAACCTCCGACCGCCAGGCGGCAAGCGCGCGCCCACCGGCCTCTCTGGCCCGCCCTGCCGCGCCGGAAGTTAGATATCCCAGAATCCCGCGCGGGGCCGGTCCTTCCACTTCGGCAGCCATCGAAGAGCTTCAGGTCCGTGCTCCGTGCTGGCGGAGAATCTGCCTCCATCCGGGTCTCGGGGTCCCCGGGTGCCGGTGCGACTGGCGGGGGCCGGCCCTTGGGTGCTGCGAGGGCGTCCGGGCGGAGCCGGGAGCCCGTGCTCACTCGCACCTCTCTTCTCCATCCTTGTCCCTGCAGCCATGGCTTTGCGCTACCCCATGGCCGTGGGCCTCAACAAGGGCCATAAAGTGACCAAGAACGTGAGCAAGCCGAGGCACAGCCGCCGCCGCGGGGTGAGTGTCGGGCGCGCGTGGCGGGGAGGGGTCCCGGCCCCGAGGAGGGAGTCCGGGGCAAAAGGGAGCGGGCTCCGGCGCACAAGTAGGAGTCAGCCTGCCGAGCGCGGGCACCGCGCCGAGCCTGAaccgtggggtggggggcataccgGGCGCGGGGCGTCTCGCTTCGGGGTGCGGCAGCCCCGACACCCTGACGGATCCCCTCGCCccgctttccccctcccccagcgcctCACCAAACACACCAAGTTCGTGCGGGACATGATCCGAGAGGTGTGCGGCTTCGCGCCCTACGAGCGGCGCGCCATGGAGCTGCTCAAGGTGTCCAAGGACAAGCGCGCCCTCAAGTTCATCAAGAAAAGGGTAGGTCGGGGGCTgcagcgacaggacagcgggtagggcgttgtccttgtccgacccgggtttgattcccagcatcccatgtggtctcccgagcaccgccaggagtaaccccggagcatctccgggtgtgacccaaaaagctaagagATAAAGGTCAGAGCTGGTGTCATGTTTACATCACAAGTAGTTTGATCCCAAAACACCCGAGCCCAGGAGGCAGGTTTGCAAACAGAAACGTGTAGTATGTGGGACTGTTCAACCAGACCGACCCAGAAATCAAAATGGGGTTCAGGTCAGCGGTGGGACAGCGGGGAGCATGTgcccttgcacacgactgaccctggttccagctctggcatcccagaggggccCTCTGAACATTGCTTGGTGTGTCCCCAGAACCAGGAGGCCTTGAGCAGAGGTTTCTGCATGGCGTGCGCCTTTCTAGCTGTGGGTCTGGGCAGGCAAGTTTAGTTGCTGGACTTACTGAGTAGGGCCCTCCCCCAGCTGTCCCATGCCTGTCATTTGTCATGGGGAAGGGCTGGGGTTCCCACTGGCTGATGGGCGCTTCCCAACAGGTGGGCACCCACATCCGGgccaagaggaagagagaggagctGAGCAATGTGCTGGCTGCCATGCGCAAGGCGGCTGCCAAGAAGGACTGAGCCTCGCTAACAGCAGAACCCGCAATCCAGGGCTGCGCATGTGCGGGGGATGGAGGCAAGCAGGCGTTGTATTCTGGAAATGgtttttttaatcataattaaATATGTGCAGTCTTGGAATTAAGTCGTCATTGATCATCATTGAGTCCTTGGCTGAACCTGGTCCCTGAGCCACGGCAGGGCTAGGTTGTCACCGGTCCAGCGCCACGGCCTCTGGCCGCTCTTGCTCGTGCGGGAAGGCGATGCGGAAGACGTCATGGTAGTGCTCCACGAAGTGCACCTCCAGGCCCTCGGTGATGAAGGCCGCCAGGTCGTAGAAGTCCTTCTTGTTCtctgctggcagcaccacacACGTCACACCTGCGCGTTTGgcctggggaggaggggcgggggggtcagCCCTGAGACCCCTGGGATGGAAGCAGGGCTGCTGCAGTCCCGCGCCTGCTCCCAGGATCAGGTTGGGGGGCTCCCGGTCTTGACTGTCCTGCCCAGATGAGTGGTGTGTGGTGGTCTTAGGGGCGCActctttatgctttttgggtcatgcctggcaatgcacaagggttactccaggctctacactcaggaatgagtcctggcagtgctcaggcgaccatatgggatgctgggaatagaacctgagtcggccatgtgcaaggcaaatgccctgcccaccctGCTATGGCTGCAGCCCCTAGGGTCTCACTTTAAATGGGGACACAGGAGTCACCGGCCTGCGTGACCATGACGGTGCTGGGGTAGGTGCGGCGCAGTCTCCTGGCCCCATGTCACTTCATGATGGAGCCAGGAgccgggcggggcaggggcaggcactCACCGCGATGGTCTTCTCCTTGATGCCGCCCACAGGCAGGATCTTGCCGGTGAGGGACACCTCGCCCGTCATGGCCAGGTTCTGCCGCACAGGCTGGCCCATCGCCAGGGAGAGCAGGGCCGTGACGATGGTGCAGCCGGCGCTTGGGCCGTCTTTGGGGGTGGCGCCCTGGGGGACGGGGAGCAGATGAAGGGGTGCTGCGGTGGCTGGGGCTgttgggggggcgcggggcggcaggGCTCACCTCGGGCACGTGCAGGTGGATGTGGGAGGTGACCAGGAAGTCGTTGCTAGGGTCCTGCTGCATGAGGAAGGCCCTGGCGAAGGTGTAGGCGATGCGCGCGCTCTCCTTCATCACCTCCCCGAGCTGGCCCGTCGCCTCCAGGCTCCCGTCCTTGTCCCCTTTGCTGTCCTTGTCTCGCGGCCGCCTCAGGGACGTCTCCACAAACAGCGTGGAGCCTCCTGGAAGACGGAGGTTGCTGGGAGCCACTCCTGGAACCCCCAACCCCGTCCAGTACCCCCAGAGCTGGGCACTGGCCTCCAGGGCGGGGTGTCCTTGTGGGAGGGCTACCCTTGGtgcatgctcctggctctgtgctcaggggaccaggctgtgctgggggacctaGCCCGGGTCAGATGGGCAGGGGAACTTGTGTCCTAGTGAGTCTAGGCCAGCCAGGGGCGCCTGCAAGCCCCCTATACCCACAGCCCCACCGTGGAAGCACCAAGCCCTGTGTTCGTCCCTCTCAGAAACCTCTCTGGGCCCTCAGCATGCTGGCCCGGGCCCGGGTCCCAGTGCTTCTCACCCATGGCGGTCCAAGCCAGCCCCATGACCACGCCGGGCGGGGTCACGTCGTACATGCGCTCCACCGTGAACACGGGCTTCCCCACAAAGTCCTGTAGGTTCTCGGGTGTCACCTCCACGAAGCTGGCCTCGCCGCTGACGATCTTGTAGGCGGACTTGCGGAGCacctgggggggcgggcaggcaggggACAGGGATGGACCCAGGGGCCTCTGCCTCTTCGAGTACAGTTACCCTGGAGGGTGAGGCCTGCCCATGGGGGAGTGTCTGCTGGTGCTACCTTTGCTCCCGGGGAACGGGAGGGGAGCAGCACACGCCACGGCCCTGCCAGGGGCTGCCTGTGCCTGCTCCCCTGGGGTCTCGCCGGCCCGCACACACCTTCTCCACCTGCTTCTGCAGGTTGCGGACGCCGCTCTCCCGGCAGTACTGCTTGATGAGCAGTGTCAGCACGTCCGCCGACAGCCGTGCCTTGTCCTCGTCCAGGCCACACAGGGCACGGGCCTGGGGCACTAAGTAGCgctgtgggggcagagggcagagcgcGGCTGGGCCTTGGGGCGAGGGGATGCCCTTGCACGCCCACCTCACGCCCCCGAGTCCAGGGCCCGGAGCGGGGTGACTGCAGTGTGGGCCCTGCctgatggggctcggggacccGCCAAGTCTCTTGTCACGCCTCAGCAGCCCCGCTCCCCCCCCACAGAGGTTGCAGACGCCCCCATCGCTGTCTGCGGGTAAATGTGAGCACCGGGACCCCCGAtcttcctgctcctccctccGGGGCCTCCCCAGCGTCGCCCAAGGGCTatcccaggctcagtgctcagtgctcaggcagccTCACCTCGGCGATGGCCAGCTTCTCCTGGGCCACATAGCCCGACACGTTGATCATCTCCATGCGGTCCCGGAGCGGCTCGGGGATGGTGTCGGTGACGTTGGCCGTGCAGATGAACAGCAcctgggcggggccggcgggaggtTGCAGCGTGGGCCAGCCCCACCCtaccaccccccaacccacacgGGCGCGCACCTTGGACAGGTCCACGGGCACATCCAGGTAGTGGTCCAGGAAGTTGGCATTCTGCTCGGGGTCCAGCAGCTCCAGCAGCGCCGATGAGGGGTCCCCCTGGTAGCCGCGGCCTATCTTGTCCACCTAGGGGGCAGCGGTGGGTGCGCGGGTGATCAGGTCCCGTTTGCCACACACTGGGGTGGGGCACGGGGCTCGGGGCCGACCCAAGCCCAGAGGGTCAGCGGGCACAGTGTGGCGGCTCAGGGACTCGGGGGCATCCCCACGGCCAGGCCCCGGGGTGAGGGGCGCCCCCCCACAGACCTCATCGATGAGGATCAGAGGGTTCTCCGTCTTGGTTTTCTTCAGACACTGGATGATCTTCCCGGGCATGGCACCCACATACGTCCGCCTGTGGGACAGACACCACCTGGCTCTGCCCCCGCACTCAAGGCACGAGCATGGGCAGGTGCCAGCCCCACACCTCTGGCCCAAAGCTCatgggagcagagctgg is part of the Sorex araneus isolate mSorAra2 chromosome 2, mSorAra2.pri, whole genome shotgun sequence genome and harbors:
- the MICOS13 gene encoding MICOS complex subunit MIC13, with the translated sequence MVSRVWSVLRLVLKGSVAGGAIYLVYDQGLLSTGDKSQVALKKYEEVVTPALYKAGQYVSDQTGLKMPQLPALPKVNFRFRDSWDSGIVTVMKALSEAPSRACQYTQQGWDYVKERVK
- the RPL36 gene encoding 60S ribosomal protein L36, whose protein sequence is MALRYPMAVGLNKGHKVTKNVSKPRHSRRRGRLTKHTKFVRDMIREVCGFAPYERRAMELLKVSKDKRALKFIKKRVGTHIRAKRKREELSNVLAAMRKAAAKKD